One Streptosporangium becharense genomic window, ACGGGAGAGCCCGCCGCGGCGCTCACCCTGCGCGACACCCCCGGACGGCCGGTCGGCGCACCCGATGGCCGGGCGGCGGACGGGCTGCGCCGGCTGGCGCTGGCCGGGATCGTCGCCGTCGCCTCCGGCGTGCTGGACGGGGCGCTGGCGCTCACCACGGAGTACATCCGGACCCGCAGGCAGTTCGGCCGCGCGCTGGCCGAGTTCCAGGCGGTGACCATGCAGATCGCCGACGTCTACATCGCCGCCCGCGCTCTCGACGTGGCCGTGTGGTCCGGGGTGTGGCGGCTGGCCCGCGGCGCCGACGAGGAGGCCGAGGCGGACCTGGCCGTCGCCGCCCTGACCGCCGCCGAACCGGCGCTCCGCGCGCTCTACACCTGCCAGCACCTGCACGGGGGAATCGGAGTGGACGTGACCTACCCGCTGCACCGCTACTTCGCCTGGGGCAGGCACCACGCCCACCTGCTGGGCGGTGCGGAGGCCCGGCTCGACGCGATCGGAGCGCTCGTCTGATGCTGATCGACCTGACCCCCGGGCAGAAGAGGCTCCGCGACGAACTGCGCGAGTACTTCCGGGCCTGCCTGACCGCCGACGACCGCCGGGAGATCGCCTCCGACCCGTTCGGCCGCACCTACATGGAGCACTGCCGCAGGCTCGGCCGTGACGGCAAGCTCGGCCTGGGCTGGCCGAAGGAGTACGGCGGCGGCGGGTACGGCCCGCTGGAGCAGCAGATCTTCGCCAACGAGATCGCCCGCGCCGAGGTGCCGTACCCGATCATCACGGTCCAGACCGTCGGCCCGACCCTCATGCAGTACGGCACCCCGCGGCAGAAGGACTTCTTCCTGCCGCGCATCCTGGCCGGGGAGTGCCACTTCGCGATCGGCTACACCGAACCGGAGGCCGGGACCGACCTGGCGTCCCTGCGCACCACCGCGGTCCGCGACGGGGACCACTACGTGGTCAACGGCCAGAAGACCTTCACCTCCGGCGCGCACCACGCCCAGTACATCTGGCTCGCCGCCCGCACCGACCCGGAGGCCGGGAAGCACCGCGGCATCACCATGATGATCGTCGACTGCTCCGACCCGGGCTTCTCGTGGACGCCGATCACCACGATGGACGGACGGCACCACACCAACTCCACCTACTACTCCGACGTGCGGGTGCCTGCGGACATGGTCGTGGGGGAGGAGAACAAGGGCTGGGACCTGATCGTCAACCAGCTCAACCATGAGCGTGTCACCCTCGGCCCGGCGGGCAACATCGCTCACACCTACGACCGGTTCCTGGCCTGGGCCCGCCGCACCGGCCGGGCCGACGAACCGGCCGTACGCCGGGCGCTCGGCCGGATCCACGCCTACCTCCGCACCAACGAGCTGCTGAACTGGCAGGTCGCGGCCAACATGGATCTCGGCTGGCTGGGAGCCCCCGACGCCTCGGCCACCAAGATCTACGGCTCCGAGCGGCTGCAGGAGGTCGGCCGGATCGTCGGGGAGGTCCTGGCCCGTTTCGGCGACCCGTCCGATCCGGAGACCGCGGACCTCATGGAGCGCGTCGACCGCGGCGCCAAGGGCGGCCTCGTCCTCACCTTCGGCGGTGGCGTCAACGAGGTCCAGCGTGAGCTGATCGCCATGCTCGGCCTCAACCTGCCGAGGCCGCCCCGATGACGGCGACGGCGGGCCGCGGCACCCCGCACGACCGGCTGACCGCGCTGGCCGACCGGCGGATCGCGGAGGGGGAGACCAGGGGACTGCCGGCGGCCGACCCGGTGAACCTGCCGATGATCCGGCACTGGGCCGACGCCATGGGGGACGCCAACCCGCTCCACACCGACCCGGAGGCCGCCGCGGCCGGGGTGCACGGGGAGATCACGGCGCCTCCCGCGATGATCCAGGTCTGGACGATGCCCGGCGTGCGGCGGGACGCCCCCAGGGCACCCACGCCGGTGGACGACGTGCTCGCGATGCTGGACGCGGACGGCTACACCGGCGTGGTCGCCACCGACTGCGAGCAGACCCACCACCGTTACCTGCGGCTCGGCGAGCGGCCGGTCCCGGCCACCCGGCTGTCCGCGCTGGCCGGGCCCAAGAAGACCGCCCTCGGCGAGGGCTACTTCGTCACCTGGAACGTCACCTGGTACTCCGATGACGAGGCGGTGGCCGAGATGCTCTTCCGGGTGCTGAAGTTCCGGCCTCCCGCCGGAGCCGGGAGGCGGACGGCGGCGCGTGAGCCGCATCCGATGGCCGCGGCCGGCACCGGAACCGGTGGGGAGGCGGCGGCCGGCACCGGAACCGGTGCCGATGGGAATGCGGCGGCCGGCCCGTACCCGCTGCGGCCCGCGGTCAACGCCGACACCGCCTTCTTCTGGGAAGGCGCCGCCGTCGGGGAGCTCCGCGTCCAGAGGTGCGCGGACTGCGGCCTGCTGCGGCATCCGCCGGGCCCGGTCTGCCCCTCGTGCCGTTCGGCCGCCCGCACGCACGTGACCGCGAGCGGCCGGGGCGAGGTGTACAGCTACGTCGTCCATCACAACCCGCCGGTCCCGGGGCTGCGGACGCCTTTCGTGGTCGCCGTGGTGGAACTGCCGGAAGGGGTGCGGATCGTGGGCAACGTGGTGGACTGTCCCCCCGCGGAGGTGAGGATCGGCATGGCGGTGCGGGTGACGTACCGGCGGATGGACGAGGAGTTGACCCTGCCGGTGTGGGTGCCGGTGCCGGCCCCCGGGGAGGCGTGATGCGGACGTTCACCGCGGACCAGGCCGGCGTCGGCACCGTCCTGCCGGAACTGGCCGTCGAGCTGACCCCCACCCTGATCATCTCCACCGCGCTGGCGACCATGGACTTCACCCCGGTGCACCATGACGTCGAGGGAGCCAGGGCACAGGGGGCGAAGGACATCTTCCTCAACATCCTGACCACGATGGGCCTCGTCGAACGCTACGTCACCGACTGGACCGGCCCGGAGGCGATCATCCGCGGTATCAAGGTCCGGCTCGGCGTCCCGGCGTACGCGGGTGACCGGCTGACCTTCACCGGGTCGGTGACCGCTCACGAGGGCGACGAGTTCACCGTCGGAGTCCGCGGCCGGGTCGGTCTCGGCGACCACGCCTCCGGCACCGTCAGGTTCTCCCTCCCCGCCCGCTGAGCCGCCCGCCGGCCCGCGCGCTGATCGGCCCGCCCGCGTCACCCCACCATCGTGAGAAAGGACTCACCAGCGTGGTCTCCTTTTCGGGTCGCACGGCCGTCGCCGGCATCGGCGCGACCGAGTTCTCCAAGCAGTCGGGGCGATCAGAGCTCCGGCTCGCCGCCGAGGCGGTGTTCGCGGCCCTCGACGACGCGGGCCTGGCTCCCTCGGACGTGGACGGGCTGGTCACCTACACCCAGGACGCCAACCAGGAGATCGCCGTCGCCCGTGAGGTGGGCATCGGCGACCTGTCGTTCTTCTCCCGCGTCCACTACGGCGGCGGCGCCGCGTGCGGCACGGTGCTGCACGCGGCGATGGCCGTCGCCACCGGGGTCGCCGAGACCGTGGTCTGCTACCGGGCGTTCAACGAACGCTCCGGGCACAGGTTCGGCCGGCCCGACGCCCGGATCGCGGGCGAACCCTCCTCGCAGGGCCTGGAGATGAGCTGGCACGTGCCGTACGGGCTGATGACCCCCGCAGCCTGGGTCGCCATGTTCGCCCGGCGCTACATGCACACCTACGGCGCCACCTCCGAGGACTTCGGCCGGGTGGCGGTCGCGATGCGCAGGCACGCGGCCGTCAACCCCGCCGCGTGGTTCCACGGACGCCCGATCACGCTCCGGGAGCACCAGGAGTCGAAGTGGATCGTGGAACCGCTGCACCTGCTCGACTGCTGCCAGGAGAGCGACGGCGCGGTGGCCCTGGTGGTCACCTCCGCCGAGCGGGCACGGGACCTGCGCAGGTCACCCGCTCTGGTCACCGCCGCGGCCCAGGGGTCGGGCGCCGGCCAGATGATGATGACCAGCTACTACCGGGACGACATGACCGGCCTGCCGGAGATGGGGGTGGTCGGCCGCCGGCTCTGGGAGCAGTCCGGCCTCGGCCCGGCGGACGTGCAGACCGCGATCCTGTACGACCACTTCACCCCGTTCGTCCTCACCCAGCTGGAGGAGCTGGGCTTCTGCGGGCGGGGGGAGGCCCGCGACTACGTGGCCGACGGCGGCATCGAGATCGACGGCCGCCTGCCGGTCAACCCGCACGGCGGCCAGCTCGGTGAGGCGTACATCCACGGTATGAACGGCATCGCCGAGGCCGTCCGGCAGGTGCGGGGCACCTCGGCCAACCAGGTCGCGGGGGTGCGCCACGTGCTGGTCACCGCCGGGACCGGCGTCCCCACCAGCGGGCTGATCTTGTCGGCCGGGTGATCCGGTGTTCCCGGCCGCGTCCGCCGGTCGGCGGACGCGGCGGGGCACGGGCTCACGGGGTGATGATCATGGGTACCGCGAAGAAGACGATCATGGCGATCGTCACCGCGATGAGGAAGCCGATCAACTCCCAGGCCCAGTCGTGGTGCCTGGCCTTCGCCCGGTGCTTGCGCCGTGCGCGGTGGCTCGCCCGCCTGGGGGACGCGGCCCGTCCACCGGAGGCGGCCGCCCGTCTGCCGGACGTCGCCCGCCCGCGTCCGCCGGCCCGGGCGGGGGCCGTGGGCGGGGCGGGGGGCGGGGTCGCGGGCGTCGACAGGGCGGCGGGGGAGACCTCCACCCCGGCCGGGGGCGGGGAGGTGGACTCGATCCCGGGGACGGGGGCCGGCCCGGCCTCGGTGCCGTCCCATGATCCGCTGTGTGGTGCGAGGTCGGGTGGGGTGGGGCTGTGTGGTGCGAGGCCGTGCGGGGTGGGGCTGTGCGACGGGGGCTCGTCGACCAGGTCGTCCCGCATGACCCACCGGGGCAGGCGCAGCGGGGAGCGGCCGGCCGCGGAGACGGGCGGGGACGGCTGGGCGGTGCCCGGCCGGGTGCCGTGGGCGGTGCCCGGAGCGGGGTCCTGAGCACCGGAAACGGACGAGTGGTCCCGCTGCTCCGCCGGACGGGAAGGGCTCACCGGGTCGGGTAGGCCCACCGGGCGGGGAAGGTTCAGCGACTC contains:
- a CDS encoding MaoC/PaaZ C-terminal domain-containing protein, with product MRTFTADQAGVGTVLPELAVELTPTLIISTALATMDFTPVHHDVEGARAQGAKDIFLNILTTMGLVERYVTDWTGPEAIIRGIKVRLGVPAYAGDRLTFTGSVTAHEGDEFTVGVRGRVGLGDHASGTVRFSLPAR
- a CDS encoding bifunctional MaoC family dehydratase N-terminal/OB-fold nucleic acid binding domain-containing protein; this translates as MTATAGRGTPHDRLTALADRRIAEGETRGLPAADPVNLPMIRHWADAMGDANPLHTDPEAAAAGVHGEITAPPAMIQVWTMPGVRRDAPRAPTPVDDVLAMLDADGYTGVVATDCEQTHHRYLRLGERPVPATRLSALAGPKKTALGEGYFVTWNVTWYSDDEAVAEMLFRVLKFRPPAGAGRRTAAREPHPMAAAGTGTGGEAAAGTGTGADGNAAAGPYPLRPAVNADTAFFWEGAAVGELRVQRCADCGLLRHPPGPVCPSCRSAARTHVTASGRGEVYSYVVHHNPPVPGLRTPFVVAVVELPEGVRIVGNVVDCPPAEVRIGMAVRVTYRRMDEELTLPVWVPVPAPGEA
- a CDS encoding lipid-transfer protein; translation: MVSFSGRTAVAGIGATEFSKQSGRSELRLAAEAVFAALDDAGLAPSDVDGLVTYTQDANQEIAVAREVGIGDLSFFSRVHYGGGAACGTVLHAAMAVATGVAETVVCYRAFNERSGHRFGRPDARIAGEPSSQGLEMSWHVPYGLMTPAAWVAMFARRYMHTYGATSEDFGRVAVAMRRHAAVNPAAWFHGRPITLREHQESKWIVEPLHLLDCCQESDGAVALVVTSAERARDLRRSPALVTAAAQGSGAGQMMMTSYYRDDMTGLPEMGVVGRRLWEQSGLGPADVQTAILYDHFTPFVLTQLEELGFCGRGEARDYVADGGIEIDGRLPVNPHGGQLGEAYIHGMNGIAEAVRQVRGTSANQVAGVRHVLVTAGTGVPTSGLILSAG
- a CDS encoding acyl-CoA dehydrogenase family protein — protein: MLIDLTPGQKRLRDELREYFRACLTADDRREIASDPFGRTYMEHCRRLGRDGKLGLGWPKEYGGGGYGPLEQQIFANEIARAEVPYPIITVQTVGPTLMQYGTPRQKDFFLPRILAGECHFAIGYTEPEAGTDLASLRTTAVRDGDHYVVNGQKTFTSGAHHAQYIWLAARTDPEAGKHRGITMMIVDCSDPGFSWTPITTMDGRHHTNSTYYSDVRVPADMVVGEENKGWDLIVNQLNHERVTLGPAGNIAHTYDRFLAWARRTGRADEPAVRRALGRIHAYLRTNELLNWQVAANMDLGWLGAPDASATKIYGSERLQEVGRIVGEVLARFGDPSDPETADLMERVDRGAKGGLVLTFGGGVNEVQRELIAMLGLNLPRPPR